GTGTTGTTGACTATGGgtaatgtatttgagaagttttaGTATCGCCTTGATATACTTGACCTAAGGGTATATTTTCCCCGTCTGGGGAGCTGCCAGCATTAGCATCCCAACTACATTTCTACAAATGGTGCAATTTCCTTTAATTTCATGGTGATATTTTGGTCACGTTATCAATGCCCACCcgcccccaccaccaccaccaaaaaaaaaagaaaaaattcacTGCTTAAGTAATTCTTGGCTTGGAGCTCATTTCAAACTGCCTTCTCTCGTAAAACCTTTTGAAGTATGGAGTGATAGTCAACATCTGGTATCCTGGAGGAACTCGTAATGGAGCATACTGTTTGATTATAACTTGCTCTGAAGCACAGAGTATCCAAATTTCTGCCCTGGAGGGCTGCCCGTCTGACATTTGTTTGACcctcatttgtgtttttttaattttagactGTCAGCATTTGATTTTAAATCCTCCATGTTGTGTCAAGTTAAgtcaaatcaattttatttgtatagcccatTATCACAATTCACAAATACCTCAGGCAGCTTTAAAGTCTGTAAAGCAATACAGCATGCTCTGTTCTTTGACCCTCAATTTGAATAAGGAATAACTAAGGATAGCACAATTATAATGGATCTATAATATTTATGTAGAATGTAGTGAAGAGGATGCCAAGCAGCTTCCAGGTGccaacagaacagaacaggacCTGAGTCATTTGACCTCCATCAGAATAGAGAACTGGCAGGAGGACAGACTGCACATGCAGACATAGGAGACTCACATACACAGGAGAGGTGATTAGAAATGATTTTAttcacagagaggagagggagaatgtccatgtgtgtgtgggatccATGTGTCCAAAATTTCAGAAAATAGCACAGACAGTCAGTATAGCAGAGTGGTTCTAGGACGGGTGCTGGTCCAGTAAGAGACGCTTGGGAcgagagaggacaggaggagaaaataaggagagagggaaagaggggcAAACAGTTCAGATGCTCATGTGCCTGTGACTAAGGGCAAGGATGAGAGGGTCAAGCTGTCAGTATTTTCATGAATCCACACTGAGGATGTATTAGCATTGAACACGCCTCTTTCTGAGCTGCGACAGCACTCTCGGGTCATATGTAAAGCACACATGGCACAATCTGTGATCTCCTTCTTAAGCGGGAGCTACAGAGGCCTGCAGGGAAATTCCTGTGCAGTGTGCTCAAGTGCTGATCCTAATTTCCCATTCCTAATTGGTTTCTATGCAGGGGTAGATTTTGAAGTAAGCATCGTGAtttttaactgctttttttcAGCCTGCTGATCGAAGACGTTATGTGCCTCAACTTCTGAAGCCTATAAATAGAAGCAAGCAGTAGCTAAGGGATATGCTATCTTGTGCATAATGCATTACTATGGGAAGTGTTGTTGGAATATCTCTTCCCTAAATACTGCTTCATCCTTTATCTTTTTTGTTCATCTAtgcccagtttttttttaactttagctGTTTAAAAGAGAAACAGTTTGACAGATTGTTATCCAGAATTGTAATACTGCCCTTCTCTTAACTGAAGTTGCTTGGCATtctgattttatcttttatcagaTAAAAGATCAAAGGATGTACCATTAGACAAACACACCTGCAGCAAGGCCAGTAATATACTGCAGATACAGTAGTGTTTTGGTACATTTGTCTGGTGATattctttgtttgtgttattgtcaACGAATCtcataaaaagcaaaaaaaacaacaacaattctaTTGAGATTCTATTGACATCAATGTACTGCTATCTCTATGTACTGCTATCTCTAAAGTCCTTCACAAACATAATGGTATTGCCAATATCAGTGGTGAAACTAAATATCATCATTGATTACCAACTCTTTTGCACAGGGACCTCTATCACTCACCAGaattttttgttattgttaccTTTTCAGTTTTTAGTAAGTTAAAGGAAATCATGTACTTTTTGTGTGCAACAAAGAAACAGTCTTATGATGCTTGTATTGATAGTAACAAAGTGTGGAAAATGACTCTGACATTGTTCTTCTCTGCCCCCCTCAGCGTTGGAGAGGAAGATGTCAGTGCGACAGAGTAGAGATGAACTGATCAAGAGAGGGGTGCTGAAGGAGATCTTTGAAAAAGGTGAGTTACTTGAtaattatatatgatgagtccCTTTTGTACGATCTAATAGAGCTGGTCTCGGTTCTATCTTGGTTGTAAGTTGCAACTGCAAGAAGGAGTAGAGTGGTGGTGCATTAAATTGGAATGTCTTAAGGTATTCATCTCTTCATTAATCAGTACTCTCTGAAGTGCACTCTTCAAGATTTGCCATGGAGTATCGAGAGATATAATCTTTCAGTATAGAAAGTTAGTAGTATTTTATATAACTCTTTGATCTCAATTTGATGTGCCTTGGACATCCCGTATTAAAAGAAGGAGAGTATAGTTGAGGCTGACAGCAGGGTGCTTCATGCCTCAGGATATCCAAAACAGTTGAGAAGCTGAGAAAGTCCATAGATTATTGCCAAGATGTGAAGAAAGCAGATGAAAACAAaccttgccttttttttaagactCAAAGACACTGagtttatgtactgtatgcatagCCTTTCCTACTCATGCTTTAAATAGGATGGAAACCTTTTGCATACAATCACTTTGAAGGATGCTAAATTCTGAGTAGCTGTATCTCCCCTGTTTTTGCACATGTGCTCAATTCTCCTGCCCAGTGACAATACACTGTAGTTTCCGTAATCAAAACAAGATTTCGTGCAGCttgacagatttgttttttgtaacctgatgcaccagatggtttgttataCAGAACCATTTGAGAAGttgtccttggaaactgtttggaataAGGGCAAACacttcaaaaaatacttggtgGGTGATTGGGGGAACCATCTGTCCATCTCCTTGTATCACTGTATTACCATGAAAAGCACTTGGATTCGCTAGATCATGCGAGATTCCTCATAGGACGCTGGTCAGTCCACCAGTTTTTGGGACACAAATGCATAACTTGAAGCTTGACAAGAGGGATTCTCGGGTGATCTTGTGTTTTCATGAGCTTGCGAATTCAGCTGCGTCGCAAGTTAAGTTTGTATGcacacaaagcaaacatttgCCAAATACAGCCTCATGTCTCTGACAATTGTATTATGTTATCAGCACTGACATCACTctaatatatagatatataattaatttgtgtttcagttcatttcaattAATTCTGCTCTGGTATGCTCAAAATAGAAATGGATCAGTtggggccaaaaaaaaaaaattaaaagaaaagaaatcccATAATCATTTGATAGGCTGCTGGATTTTAATCAGCTTTAACTCGTCTCTACCTTTTACTGGCACTCATTGTGCCTGGATTTAATGTGGCACACGCCAGTAAAAACCCACGAGTTTCAATGGCCACCATGTCTCGAGGTCTGCACTCAAAGATACAATCAAATCTTACCCCATGGAGATGCTTCAAAATTAGGGTTTTTGATGGCCTACGTATATGAGTAGTTTATTGCTATAAAAACTTTGTTCTTGTATATTTCAAATTAATAGCAGAAAACAAGTAGCAAAAATACCTTAAAAGAATGTCTGGAAGTTTAAAAGAAAGTATAGAACAAACCCTACTCCCCACATCTCCCCCACATCTAGCAGCTAAGCTACATCAGTGTTTAAAAGGCAGTTCGGCTAAGGTTAAGTGCGGGGATTTGAGCTGGCTCCCAAtatgaatgtgttgtttgtttgtctgaatATGTGAGAGGCATGGTGAATAGCATTGTCATCCTTTAAAATGTGATCATGCAAAAACCATCAAACGGCTCAGCGCTGTAAAAGAATTAAAAGGCAAACCTTCTGTCAAACTGCTTGGCTGACACCCTTCCTTTGGCTGTTGTGCACTGATAAAAGGCTTTTGGGTGGTTAAACAGTCTTAAGTTTTGAAACAATGTGGGGGAGACAATTCAAAAAGCTAACACCCCAagttagattttctttttaacttttgtttgaACTATTTTCTTGGGAAGTGCCTTACTTGTTTAGTCAAGCACTTTTTTGACGCTTGTCGGTTtgtatttttcctctctctgttcagCAACTGTTGAATTCAGATCCTCAATGGATGGCGGCATCTGCACTCAGGAGCCCTCTATGAAGTCATCTATGGTCTTGCCCACCAAGAAATCTGTCACCTATTTCGGTGATCTTCAGGATACCCCAGCCAAACTTCCGCTGTACCACAAGCAGCCTCCTGCTCTCCCTCCAAAGCCCTTCTCTAGGATCCCAAACCATAGCACAGGTCAGTTTGGTTACAACACTCTAATCACTTCaggctgtgtttaaaaaaaaaaaagattattactGTACATCTTATTAGCATTTCACTCTGTTTGTCTATAAAAGTGAACTGCTCCTGCTGCAGATAGTGAGTACTTGTTTTGACAGATGAGACATGACTGCTTTCGCTTTAAACCCTACCTGCGTTGCCACACATGTACTCAGGATTATAGTAGTCTCATTAAATTCCCCTGTGGTTAGGTCAGCTGGGCTCTGTCTGTCATTGTCAATCTGTCAGTCAAAGGGAAGTGGCATTACCCCGGCCTAATTCCATTCTGCGCTGAAGTCTGAGCCTGTTCTGATCATCCATGAgctctgtttatctgtctgtcccaacaaaaacactgcacaaAATATAATGCAAATTAACCCTGTAGTATATGTGTCCTTTTAAACTGACTTTCTTTCCCTTCAGATTCTTGCCAGCCAATGAAGTTGCCCTTCATGCCCGGGGTGAAGCActcccctcctctgcctcccaAGAAAGTGATGATTTGTGTGCCTCCAGGGGGGCTGGACTCCACCACTTCCCCTTCTCTATCCCCCAACCCCCTCAGCACACTCTCCCAAAAGTGTGCCCCTCCCCAGGGCATGCTAAACCACCACAGCACCCTGCTGCCCTCCCAACTCGCCTGTCTATCCAGTCTTCACCAGAGTCACGGCCATCCGCTCCAGCTTCAGTACGGCAGCTTGCATGCACCCAGCCGCATCATCGAGGAGCTCAATAAAACTCTGGCACTCTCCATGCAGAGGTTTGAAAGGTTAGTAGACATCAGACATCAGGTCATTAAATCTGATTGTCCTCCAGTGAAGTTGGGGAGGGATTATAGATTGGCCTCTGTTTGACTATCCATCTGTACACcaattattttatctttgttgGATTTTTGGGATCTGTCAACATTTCATATTGGAATTATAAAAATGACATAGATGGATCTTGTGCTGTAAAGTTATAGGTTATTGCTGATTGGCACAAGGGTTTGCTGGTGCCATTGCTGAAACAGCAGTAATTGCagcaaatacattaaaattacaatagaccatcctttttttttaggttttatgaTTGTGGCAACTTGTCTGTAACTTTCAAATATATCTCAGCATTATTGAGGTCGCGTCCTGCCATGTAGCACTGCTGTACAGGTCTAAATCAGTACACTGCCTCACAGGGCAGCATGGCCTAATTTTgaagtaaatgtgtgtatgtgtgggcaCAGGCGCATTGGAGTAGGCCTCCTTCCAGCAGTTGGACTGACATAACATGACCAGCTGCTCTTTACAAGAGTGCGTTTCTTCGTGTTTTGAGAATAGGGACAGGATAGCGGATTTTGACATTATGTAACCTCTTACATTAGGATCTCTGTTTCACCAAAGCTACTTGGGCACGGATAAGGAAGTAATGGTCCTGACATTGCTCACAATTAGTCTAAAAGCCTGAGGTTGTTATACAACAGTGGCTCATCGTAAGAAGCTCCAACTAGATTGATTTAATCAGTCTATCAAACTATCAAATATGTCACTGGTTAGCATGTACATGTAAATGATGGCTCTTGAAAGTGAAGTTTACTTTTGTCACCTTGTTTTGAATAATACAAGTTGTATAATCAGTTATTCTTCTTTTCCACTGTGTAGTTCAGGGGATTGCATGGTATTGCGTGGGACTGCACAGAGTTGGGTTTTGTGTGTATTCAGGCTCTTTGTACTTTGGTTTCATTCATTCTTATACTTGGATTGGATTAAGTACCCACAAAGCTGTCATTACACAATGTGCCAGAAGCCCCCTTTAGTAATTTAAATTGTTTCTCCTCTCTGGGTATAGAAGGTTTGCAAgggtaaacaaaaaaaacaaccaaacaataGTTGCTCACTATGAAACATAATATAGAGCTGGACATGAGATATGATCCTGTAAACTGGATATTTGCCCTCACTGCCAGGGGTGGGACAGGCTCATCCTCTTGCAGGGCCAAATAGTATGGCGAAGCATGACCCAATAAGTTAATACTCAGATTTGGTTCAGAACCAACAACATCATCTCCCTTTCGCTTCCATAGTTCTCTATTGCACAGTGGTGGTCAGTGTATGCCACTGGACAGAAGAGAAGTGCCGTCTGTGATCATCGACTATGAGGACGACAAAGAGAACATGCCCGATGAGTCTGACTACGAAGATCTACCCAGCATGTATAAGGATGAGGACAGTGATGTGGATGATGACGAGGACGACGATGAAGATGATGACTCCATATTTACAAGTGAGTGGCAGCAGTCAAGGTGGAGAAATGGATAGGtagaattatttttaattattgtgaTGAAGTATTGTGATCAGGATTATTAATTGTAATGACTTGTTTCATCTTTTAGAAACAACAttgcttttttctctcatccatTTGTTTTAAGTGACAGGTAAAGACAAGTTGTGAGGAGGGgtgataaatgaaaatgaaaattctCTCTTGGCAGCAGATTTGTCTTTGTCTAGTTTATAATAGCTCTTGTTTACGGATTTGATGACACATTAGCTTGACTAATCCTGATAGACGACATTGCTTGATTCACCTGAAAGCTCCAGGAATTCGTATATAGTTTGACCTTCAAAGCAGAGACAAAATTAGTTCCACAGAAGTGTATCCAGAATCATGCTGTCACCCAAACACTTTCACTCCCCGTCTCTTGGCAAAACTGCTGAACTGTGTGCTGAGCTGCTCGTGTGTTTGACACTGTGCATCCTTGTTTCCACATGGGTGCATGTTGGGAGTTTTTAAAGGTTGTGATTGGTCATGTGTGATGGAATCGCTCAATAAACCATATCATGACTTTAAGGGACAGTGAAAGTAAGATTATTCCTTTAAAGGTGCAGAAAATTGACTGAATAATTTTCTCCCCCAAAATCTATATATACGTatacattttgtgttgtgtgcaaAACGACTGAGGACAcccaaaacatgaaacaacaccCAGAAATCACCATAGTTTATGCCATAGTGTTGACCTATATCTGGTAGTAATGAAAACTGTGTGCAGTTGTTTAAACCCAGACGACCAAATCGTGAAATAAAAAGCTTATATAATGTACAATTTTGGTGCATAATTAATCTGAAGATGAATTGTACACATCAACACCAAGATTTTATTTGTAACCTTTTGGAGATCGTTTCAGTAAATGAGGATCTGTGCTTTATGCCTGGAGCGCCTCTCGTGTTTGACCGTGGTGTTTTGGTTCAGGTACCCTGGCTCAGAAGGTGCTGAGGAAAGACTCTCTGGCCATCAAGCTGAGTAACCGTCCATCCAAAagagagctggaggagaaaaaCATCCTGCCGATGCAGACAGATGAGGAGAGACTGGAGTCTAGGCAGCAGATAGGCACCAAACTCACCAGGTGagatgcatacacacatgcatttttaaactagaagacatttacacacatgcacaatttATATGCCAAATGCCTTCAGCAAATCTGGTTGATGTGGCTGTACCCAGCTGAACAACAGCTGCTTGGAAAAGGCAATGACTCTATGCATTTTGTCTTACTTTGGGCTGACAAAGGCCCAATATCCTGGCTAACAGAACTGTGACTCATTCTAAAGCCGATGAAAATGTGAGCCTTTTTTCTATTGAAACActtttacattcttttttttccccttcttaaCATTCGATAAGGATAAACGCTTTATCTCGTCAAATGAGGCTCTGAAAATGGAGCTGACCTAATTTCAGCAATGCAtcacccctcctctcttttttccttctcttgtcTTCTCTCTAGTGTGTgagctctctctccctctctctctctctctctcctcctcctgcctaacttcctccctccctcgttcagTGAATCACCACGGTGATGCATGTGCCAAACTATCTCCACCCGACTCCTCCACACAGCAGCACCACGCAAGCCACTTCTTACCAGCAgtttacacacatatactctACACTAGTGCAGTGTGTACGAATCACAGGAATTTGTATACATATGCCTAGATCATAGATGGGAATTCTAGTAATTGAACAGATCAAACAACGTTATGTTTTTCCCCAACAGATCACAGGCCTCATTTGGTTTCGCTCTGTTCTTTGAACATGACTTGCCTATCTGAGTGAAGGGGATGTAATGATGTGTtgagaggagaaaagacagCCGACAGGATGGGTAGAAATGAAAGCCCCGATAGTATAATAAGATATGAGACGTGGGAAATATGGTTGCAAGGGAGGTAAGGGATATTATCTAGAGACTTTGGCACACAAGTCACTGCCCCACTGTGATTGGAACACAGCGCATGTTCCCAGAAGGCCTGCCTGCTTAGTTGTCATGTTCCCAAAAAGCTCTGTCACAGTGTCCTTTGCACAGTGTCATCCGATGCGCAATTCCCAATTTTATGGTTTTTGCCGACAGCATTGTGTCCTGATGTGGCTTGTGCCAGTACAATAAGAATTGTTTATGATAATGCTATTCTATGACAAGCTGACCTCAACTTGCTGTAATTCTGTTACCCTGATTCACTGTAGACCCTTGAGACCATTTTTATCTTAAGGGTGAAAACTGAAGGAAGTTTTTCCATTTTGAAAGCTGAGAGCAATGCTTCATCTTTTGCTTGTGGTTTTAGGTTTTTGCTGTCattaatgtctttaaatgtattatgtagTATATGTCGTGTAAGAGACAGTTTATTGCTGATTTTACATGACTAGTTTAGTGCTGGAAAGGTAACGTACCACAGGTTTAATAACTGATAAAAACAGCTGTCTACTGTGGCTAGACACAAAGCTAATGAGAACAGTCCAAGTGAACCACAACAGTGAAGTTGGGAGCCGTGAATGAGCTGACATACTCTCATTATACTCATGTTTCTATGTTCTATAGAATAGGCAGACAGACACTTTTTTGATAGTGAGGATGACCATGTCTAAATTGAACCTGGTTAGGATAGAAATTGTTTCGTAAGGAGCATCCATATGGAGGTTTGTTGACTAGTCTGTGCATGTTTATTTACAGTGGTTGCGTTCTTGCCGGTGACATAATGCTCAGACAATCTTGGGGGGGCGGAGAGCTCTGGTCTGAAAGAACAGGAACCTTCAAGCGGGAGAAGAAATGTCACAAGATTAGATGAGACAAGCCAGTCTGAACACAGACCTATCCCTGCATACAGTAGTTTACAGGGTCGGGCAGTTCAGGATGGCTGTCGGATCTAACGAGACAGAGACAATCATTGATCCAGATCTACTGCTGAAGGGTCCTGACACAGGACTATAATAAGAGTCCCCAGATAAAAGCACTTAGAGTGACCTCTCAGAGATTGCCTTCAGATATCAGTCATTGCAGCCTcttttaaattaagaaaattTGAGATTATAAGAGTAAAATGtgtgttgcatttaaaaaatgtctttcaaGAGTGGGAACCTCTCCCATGATATGCTGAGGTGTCATTTGAGTTATTCAACATCAGATGAGAATCAAGTCTTCTTGAATATCTGGCTTTTACTGGCTATCCTCCCTGCATTTTTTCTATGCATTATCATGCAGGTACTTCTATTAAAAAGGAGGGAATGGTGACCATGGCTGACTGAAGTACACCTGTCAAGCCACATGTTAGTGAGAGCATATTTAATTCTGTTTTGGACTAAAGGCCAGGGTTGTCAATTGTAAAAGTACTCAAAATCTCAATAAGACAACCTTGCTAGTGTTTACTCTACAGAGAAGTGACGAAGCAGGGAATGAACACTGTGTGAAATGTGGAGGAGAGGAACAAGAATCAGTCAAATTACCCAGGTGTTCTCTCTAACTGACAGTTAATGATGATTATTGTAAAGCTAGTTGATTTGCATTTTTCCCCATTATATTGATTCAGTATTGCCTTGCTGACCTTTGTAGTTCTGTGCTAACCATGGATGCATGTTTCTCACCAGGCGCTTGAGTCAGAGACCCACAGCGGAGGAGCTAGAACAGAGGAACATCCTCAAACGTGAGTGTATTTATATTGTAGATACAAcactaatcctaaccctaaccctaaccctaagctgCTACAGTGAATTCACAAATctgacaaaaaatgacaaaagtaccaaaaaatgttctttctaaCTGTGTGACGCATCAATTAATGTATCATAGCAAAGCATGTGTCCATATGTGTAACAGCCTTTTG
This genomic interval from Scomber scombrus chromosome 11, fScoSco1.1, whole genome shotgun sequence contains the following:
- the LOC133990026 gene encoding phosphatase and actin regulator 1-like, coding for MFRTANYPTVDPAPTIMHGTWLTTGCRENTPVAVEKPKKKAFSLVKIMSLSNKKGHGNHPHHNNNIPFTIHCHIGKEIKHICSNCSRGNDTQDAEEVERLAAMRAESLVSGTHTPPIRRRSKFATLGRLLKPWKWRKKKSEKFKQTSAALERKMSVRQSRDELIKRGVLKEIFEKATVEFRSSMDGGICTQEPSMKSSMVLPTKKSVTYFGDLQDTPAKLPLYHKQPPALPPKPFSRIPNHSTDSCQPMKLPFMPGVKHSPPLPPKKVMICVPPGGLDSTTSPSLSPNPLSTLSQKCAPPQGMLNHHSTLLPSQLACLSSLHQSHGHPLQLQYGSLHAPSRIIEELNKTLALSMQRFESSLLHSGGQCMPLDRREVPSVIIDYEDDKENMPDESDYEDLPSMYKDEDSDVDDDEDDDEDDDSIFTSTLAQKVLRKDSLAIKLSNRPSKRELEEKNILPMQTDEERLESRQQIGTKLTRRLSQRPTAEELEQRNILKPRNEQEEMEEKREIKRRLTRKLSQRPTVEELRQAKILIRFSDYVEVSDAQDYDRRADKPWTRLTAADKATIRKELNDFKSNEMEVHESSRHLTRFHRP